ACAGCTGGCACCTCTTTTGTGATGTGGTTGGGTGAACAGATCACGGAGCGCGGTATTGGACAAGGTATTTCATTAATTATTACAGTCGGTATCGTTGCTGGATTGCCCGGTGGTGTCACAAGTGTTTTCAACAACCTTGTGACAAGACCAGAGTTCGGAATTTTACAGCTTGCGCTTTTAGTGGGTCTTGTGATTGTAGCTGTTATGGGAACAGTGTTTATCACGCTTTCCGTTCGGAAGATTCCGGTGCAATACGGCAGACAGATTCGTGGACGCAGAGTTATCGGTGGGCAATCAACACATCTGCCACTTCGTGTTAATGCGGCTGGTATGATTCCAATCATCTTCGCTGTGACGCTGATCCAGTTCCCGCCGACTGTGCTCGGTTTTCTACCACGCGACTGGGGCTGGGTAACGGGTGTAGAAACACTCATCGCTCCGGGAACACCGTTGTATCTCACCGTTTACGCCTTATTAATTATTGGTTTCACCTATTTCTACACAGCTGTGCAAATCAATCCAATCCAGATGGCAGAGGATTTACAGAAATACGGCGGTTTTATTCCAGGTATACGGGCAGGTAAACAGACTGCAGACTACATCAACACGACGCTTACACGCATCACACTGCCGGGAGCAGTATTCCTCGCTGCCATTGCTGTGATTCCGATTATTATCACGAGCCAACTTCAGGTTGGCAACATGGTGGAAGGTGCTTCTATCTTGATCGTTGTCGGCGTTGTGTTAGACACAATGTCACAAATCGAATCCTACTTAACGGTCCGCCATTACGAAGGATTCTTAAAAGATCGAAAACTCAAAGGCAGACGGCGTTAAGCACTTTACCCTGAAAGAGGACATTATGAAAGTCAGACCTTCTGTTAAGAAGATGTGTAACCAGTGTAAAATTATTAAACGAAAAGGAGTAGTCCGCGTCATTTGTCCTTCAAACCCGAAGCACAAACAACGCCAAGGCTAATTTTTAATTGTACCTTGCGGATACGTCTCGTTGTGAGCACGGTGATAGTTTCTGGTGTCGAGTCCGTTCCGCTACGTAACAGGCTTCTGCAAGGAACAGAAAAAAAGGGAAGAAACTCATGGCAAGGATCGCAGGGGTTGATTTACCCCGAAACAAACGGGTGGATATTGCCTTGACGGCAATCTATGGCATCGGTCGTTACACCGCAGCGCAAATTGTCACCGATCTGGATCTCGAGCCCGGAAAAAAGGTTGACAACCTCGCCGAAAACGAGATTGGTCAACTCCGAGACAAAGTTCAAGAATATATGATTGAAGGTGATTTACGCCGTGAAATCGACCAGAATATTAAACGGTTGATGGACATCAACAGTTATCGTGGACTCCGACATCGTCGGCAGTTACCTGTCCGCGGGCAGCGCACGAATACCAACGCGCGAACCCGTAAAGGAAAGGCCCGAACCATCTCCGTCGGTAGAAAAGCCAAAGAGGCAGCACGCAAGAGCGGTTAGAAGCATAGCAGTCAGCCATCAGGGGTCAGCGGTCAGAAAGAGAATTTTTTCCTGAAAACTGACAACCAACAGTTGATAACCCTTCTTCTGAAAGCCGATGGAAACCGATGGCTGATAACCGATAACCTTAACGACTGATAAAAAAAGGAGAACCGTTTTGCGTGGAAGAAGACGAGAACGCAAGAACGTTCCTGAAGGTATAGCGCATATACAAGCCACCTTCAACAATACAATCATTACGATCACAGACTTAAACGGAAACACTGTTGCCTGGGCGAACGCTGGAATGACATTCACAGGTTCCCGGAAGTCAACGCCTTTTGCCGCCCAACAGACGGCGGAAGCGTGCGCGCGTAGAGCAATGGATCACGGCGTGAAACGCGTAGAAGTGCGAGTCAAAGGCCCCGGATCTGGAAGAGAGTCTTCCATACGCGCACTCGCTGCAGCCGGACTCGAAAT
This portion of the Candidatus Poribacteria bacterium genome encodes:
- the rpmJ gene encoding 50S ribosomal protein L36 — translated: MKVRPSVKKMCNQCKIIKRKGVVRVICPSNPKHKQRQG
- the rpsM gene encoding 30S ribosomal protein S13, whose product is MARIAGVDLPRNKRVDIALTAIYGIGRYTAAQIVTDLDLEPGKKVDNLAENEIGQLRDKVQEYMIEGDLRREIDQNIKRLMDINSYRGLRHRRQLPVRGQRTNTNARTRKGKARTISVGRKAKEAARKSG
- the secY gene encoding preprotein translocase subunit SecY, yielding MIKAVQNAFKIPELRKRIIFTALLLIVYRLGAHITLPGIDDQALEAFFQQLMERGGNVIGFIDLFSGGAFSQMTIFALGIQPYISASIIMQLLAVIVPSLEKLSKEPDGRKKITQYTRYGTVILSIIQGITISIVLRNPENITGQAGEIVRNPDLWWHFLVVITLTAGTSFVMWLGEQITERGIGQGISLIITVGIVAGLPGGVTSVFNNLVTRPEFGILQLALLVGLVIVAVMGTVFITLSVRKIPVQYGRQIRGRRVIGGQSTHLPLRVNAAGMIPIIFAVTLIQFPPTVLGFLPRDWGWVTGVETLIAPGTPLYLTVYALLIIGFTYFYTAVQINPIQMAEDLQKYGGFIPGIRAGKQTADYINTTLTRITLPGAVFLAAIAVIPIIITSQLQVGNMVEGASILIVVGVVLDTMSQIESYLTVRHYEGFLKDRKLKGRRR
- the rpsK gene encoding 30S ribosomal protein S11; this translates as MTLTTDKKRRTVLRGRRRERKNVPEGIAHIQATFNNTIITITDLNGNTVAWANAGMTFTGSRKSTPFAAQQTAEACARRAMDHGVKRVEVRVKGPGSGRESSIRALAAAGLEITLMKDVTPIPHNGCRPPKRRRV